The Candidatus Peregrinibacteria bacterium genome includes the window AAAGTATCAGAAGAAAAAATCTATGCAGTACAAGAAAAACTCAACGACAGACCAAGAAAATCACTTCGATATCGTACTCCAAATGAAGTCATTTCTGATCTCCTCTAGGGGTGGTGCTTATAATCCTTGAATTTTCCCATTCAGCCATCAGCTGCCCTAAAAAATGGATCATACGCAAATTTCTCAAAGAAAGTTTTTTAGCATAGGTTTAAGAAATAGAGCGATTTGCAAGCAACTTCTCTCCCCGTCATTCCGACTCGAGAAACTCAGCCTCAGACGGGCTTTAAGAAAAAGTGAATATTCACCAACTGGAGGAATCTCTTGTCACAAATTTCCGAACACTGAGTTCAGTGTTCATTTCTTGTTGAAAGAGATACCTCCCAAAAGACATCCTCAATTTATTCTTAATTCATACTGATGTTTCATGTCTGCAGTCGGTATGACGGGGAAGAGAGAAAACTGGATTTTTTAAGAGAATAATTGAGGACTCATGAGAAATTCTCAAAAAATTCCACACCATTTGAGAAATTTGCATGTGATACCTTAAAAATTCTTATAGGGGAATTCTTCGTAATTCGTAATTCCTGATTCCTGA containing:
- a CDS encoding IS30 family transposase — its product is KVSEEKIYAVQEKLNDRPRKSLRYRTPNEVISDLL